GTGGACGATCGGGACCGATCGGCGGTCGATGGGTTCAGGGGGGCGCGGCGTCGAGGACGGCTGTGCCAATCGACGTCCACCAGCTCGACGACGGGGCGTGGATCAGCGTCAACGACACTCGCGAGGTCAACGTCGGCGACCTCTGGTGGCTCGCGCGCCACGACTTCTGCGCCTGTGCAATGGCGGATTTCCTCGCCGAGGGGTTCGTCGAGGTCGGCGTCGACCCGCCAGCGATCGAGGCCCGCATCGCCGGCCAGTGCATCGCCTGCGGGGCGAGCGGCGTCACTTCGTGGCTCACGGTCGGTCGGGTGATCGACGACGAGTTTCACTCCGTGGTTCCCGAGAGCGTCCACGTCCCCCGCCGACGCACTCGTCTCGCTCGTCCCGAATGACCGATCCGGCGACTCCGACGTACCGGCAACACTCTCCCCCTCCCGCGAGACGCGGGGAGGATTGACGCCACGGGCGAGGGTTTAGGCGTCGGCCCGTTGATACGGGTATGCCGAGTAAAGTCGAGGGCTGGAAGGACGAGGTCTACGGCGAGGAGATCAGGGAGCATCTCTTCGAGTTCGCCGAGCAGGGCTGGGAGGCGATCCCCGAGGACGAACACGACGCGTGGTTCGAGCGGTTCAAATGGTGGGGGCTGTACCACCAGCGCAACGGCCAGGAGAGCTACTTCATGATGCGGATCGGGACGCCGAACGGCGTGCTCGAACCGGGCCAGCTCGAAGTGGTCGGCGAGATCGCCGACGAGTACGCCCGCGGCCCGGTCGACAACCCCGAGTTCGGCGGCGCGTACTGCGACTGGACCACCCGCCAGTCGATCCAACTCCACTGGATTCGCATCGAGGACGTTCCGGAGATCTTCGAGAAGCTGGAGGCGAACGGGATGTCGACCATCCAGGCCTGCGGCGACTCGTGGCGCAACATCGTCGGCTGTCCGGTCGCGGGCAAGGACAAACACGAACACGTCGACGCGTGGCCCGTCGCACAGGAGCTCCACGAGGAGTTCAAGGGCAACGAGGCGTACTCGAACATGCCCCGGAAGTGGAAGGTCTCGGTGACGGGCTGTGACGAGGGCTGCGGCCAGGGCGACATCAACGACCTTGCGTTCGAGCCCGCCGAAAAGGAGATCGACGGCGAGGAGAAAATGGGGTTCAACGTCCGGGTCGGCGGCGGTCTCTCGCGGAAGGAGCCCCGCTTCGCGCGCGACATCGACGTGTTCTGCACGCCCGAGGACGCCCCGAAGGTTTCCGCGGGGATGTCCGCACTCTTCCGCGATCACGGCGACCGCGACGACCGGTTCAACGCCCGTATCAAGTTCCTCGTCGACGAGTGGGGGACCGAGAAGATCCGGAACGTGCTCCAGGAGGAGTACATCGACTACGAGCTCCCCACGGCCGGCGAGGACCTCCGCGAGGACTACACCTACAACGCGGGCCGGCAGGACGAACACGGCGACCACGTCGGCGTCCACGAACAGCCCGATGGCAACTACTACGTCGGCCTCGACGTCCTCGTGGGGCGGATGGGAGCCGAGGACACCCTCGAACTCGCCGCCCTCGCCGACGAGTACGGCTCCGGCGAGGTCCGACTCACCCAGCGCCAGAACGTCATCGTGACCGACGTGCCCGAGGACGATCTCGACGCGTTCCTCGACGAACCCCTGCTGGAGGACTACTCACCGGACCCCCATCCGTTCATGCGTGGATCGATCGCCTGCACCGGGACTGAGTTCTGCTCGCTTTCGATCGTGGAGACCAAAAATCGGCAGGTCCGGTACGCCCGCTGGCTCAAGGACAACGTCGCGCTCCCCGACGGGATCGAGGACTTCCACGTCCACCTCTCGGGCTGTACCGCCTCGTGCGCCCAGCCCCAGATCGCCGACATCAGCCTGCGGGGGATGAAGACCAGGAAGGACGGCGAACCCGTCGAGGCGTTCGACATCGGTCTCGGCGGCGGACTCGGCGAGGACCCCCACTTCGCGGACTGGATCGCGATGCGGGTCGCGGCCGACGAGGTGCCTGGCTACATCGCGAACGTCCTCGACGCCTACGAAGCCGAGTCCGCGGACGACGAGAGCTTCCGGGAGTTCATCGCTGCACGCGACGAGGACGAACTCGAAGCGCTCGCCGACCCCGAGGAGACCGACTACGAGGATCCGTTCATGCACAACACGAAGATGACGTGGTATCCCTACGCCGAGGACGACGACATGGACGACCGGCCGACGCCCGCCCGTGCCGACGGCACGCCGATCTCGGCCGACGACTGATCCAGTCTCCGGCGATCGACAGCGACGATTAAGTTCTTCGTCGACCACTACCACCCATGAGCGATCGCATTCTGAAAGTCAACGCCTACACCACGCTCGACCTGCTCGACGGCCAGGCGGAGGGCCACGAGTTCGAGGAGGACGCACTCGCCGTGCTCAACGTCACCTCTGCCCGAAAGAACCCCGAGCACGTCCAGCTCCAGCTCGAACTCGACAACACCGACCTCGATCACCTTCCCGCCCACGCCGACGAGGTGCAGCTCTCGCCGGACCAGGCCCGCGAAGTCGCGGCGGCGCTCGAAGACCACGCTGCGGACGTCGAGGCGGCTCAGGACTGACTGGCGACCGACGCAATCTCACCGAACACATCCGACGCGACTTCGCCGACCCCCTCGCTACCGCTCGGTGTCGGCCGCCGCGTCGCTCTCGCTGCGCTCGCGCCACGCGCGCTGTTGCTGGCGCTCGGTGACGTGCCGTCGGCCGTCGGCCAGTTCCTCACGCACGCTCGCCTCGAACTCGGCCGCTGGCGCGAGAAAGCCGTCCGCGAACGACTCGACGATCTCGTAGGTCCACCGCCCGTCGACCGCACCTGCTGGAAGGAGATCGTCGCGGAGGACGTCCGCCCACGCGTCGTGGCCGGCCTCGCGGAGCTTCTCGCGTGCGTCGTCCAGCCTGTCCATCCCGCGACCGACCTGGTGGTGGAACGCGACGAGGTGGCCGTACCCCCGCTGGAGATGCTCGATGCCGAGCTGGAGGTCGTGGAGCGCGGCCCGTTCGGCCCCGTCGAGATCCGTGGGCTCGTCGTCCATAGGGATACATCGACGACTGTGGACAAAACTCCTCGGCGCAGGGTTGGGCTCGTCATCGGTCCCGGGATCGGGTGGCATCGCCGCAACGCCAATCGCTTTCCGTATCCTCCACGCACGACCTGCATGGCATCCAACGGCGACTGGACCGCGGAACGAATGGGGGACCTCGACGGGAAGACGGTGGTCGTCACCGGCGCGAACAGCGGCCTCGGCTACGAGGCGGCGCGGGAGTTCGCACTCCACGGGGCGAACGTCGTCCTCGCGTGCCGGAGCGTCGAGCGCGGCGTCGAGGCGGGCGAGCGCATTCGAGAAACGGCTCCCGAGACCTCGCTCACGGTCATCGAGCTGGATCTCGCGGACCTCTCGTCGGTCGGTCGGTTCGCCGCGGATTTCGCGGACACCCACGACGAGCTCCACGTGCTCTGCAACAACGCCGGCGTGATGGCGATCCCGCGGAGCGAGACCGTCGACGGGTTCGAGACACAGTTCGGTGTCAATCATCTGGGGCACTTCGCGCTCACCGGCACCCTGCTGGAGTACCTCCACGAGACCCCCGGCGAGAGCCGCGTCGTGACCCAGAGCAGCGGCCTCCACGAGAGCGGCGAGATCGACTTCGACAGCGTGGCGCGAAGCGCCACGACAAGCGCGAACGGCAACGCCGTGAGCGACGATCTCCACGGCGAGGACGCCTACGACGAGTGGGCAGCCTACGGCCAGAGCAAGCTCGCGAACGTGCTCTTCGCCTACGAACTCCACCGTCGACTTCGGGATTCCGGCATCGGTGACGTGACGAGCGTGGCGTGTCACCCCGGCTACGCGGCGACGGACCTCCAGCGCCGGGGACCCGAACAGGCGGGCGAGAGGCTCCGACTGTGGGGCACGAAGATCGCGAACGCCATCGTCGCCCAGGACGCCGCGACGGGCGCGCTGCCGATGCTCTACGCTGCCACCGAACCCGATCTGGACGGCGGCGAGTACGTCGGACCCGGCGGGTTCCGGAACATGCGTGGCCATCCCGAAGAACAGCGCTCCAGCGAGCGATCGTACGACGAGGCGACGGCAGCACGGCTTTGGGACGTCTCGGAGGAGTTGACCGGCGTCACCTACGATTTCGACGTCGCGGCGAACTGAACGACCGTCGCCGGAAACACTGTCTCGAACCGGCAGCCGATCGAACCCTGTCTCATTCGTCGTCGAACTCGGTGGCGGAGTCGGCTTCGTCCGCTCCGTCACCCTCCTCGATCGCGCCGTCTTCGTCGACGAGTCGCCCCCCGGTGCCCCCGATCCCGTCCTCGCTACCGAGACGGCCGGCGTACTCGTCCCAGAGGTCGTCGTCGAGGAGCTCTCGGAGCGGGTCGTCGCCAGTCACGTCGTCGTCCCTCGCCAGTCCGTAGAGGAGGCCGAGACCGCCCCCGAGCGCCGCGCCGGACCGCACTCCTTCGAAGTCGTCGGCGTCGGCCGCCCGTTCGGAACCCATCTCCACGCCGTCGAGCACCGATCCGGCGTCGGCCTCGGTGACCCACTGGGCGTATTCCTCGGGCGTGAGTTCCTCGGCGAGGTACGCCGACGCGCCAACCATCGCGCCGA
The genomic region above belongs to Halococcus agarilyticus and contains:
- a CDS encoding DUF6360 family protein, with amino-acid sequence MSDRILKVNAYTTLDLLDGQAEGHEFEEDALAVLNVTSARKNPEHVQLQLELDNTDLDHLPAHADEVQLSPDQAREVAAALEDHAADVEAAQD
- a CDS encoding nitrite/sulfite reductase, producing MPSKVEGWKDEVYGEEIREHLFEFAEQGWEAIPEDEHDAWFERFKWWGLYHQRNGQESYFMMRIGTPNGVLEPGQLEVVGEIADEYARGPVDNPEFGGAYCDWTTRQSIQLHWIRIEDVPEIFEKLEANGMSTIQACGDSWRNIVGCPVAGKDKHEHVDAWPVAQELHEEFKGNEAYSNMPRKWKVSVTGCDEGCGQGDINDLAFEPAEKEIDGEEKMGFNVRVGGGLSRKEPRFARDIDVFCTPEDAPKVSAGMSALFRDHGDRDDRFNARIKFLVDEWGTEKIRNVLQEEYIDYELPTAGEDLREDYTYNAGRQDEHGDHVGVHEQPDGNYYVGLDVLVGRMGAEDTLELAALADEYGSGEVRLTQRQNVIVTDVPEDDLDAFLDEPLLEDYSPDPHPFMRGSIACTGTEFCSLSIVETKNRQVRYARWLKDNVALPDGIEDFHVHLSGCTASCAQPQIADISLRGMKTRKDGEPVEAFDIGLGGGLGEDPHFADWIAMRVAADEVPGYIANVLDAYEAESADDESFREFIAARDEDELEALADPEETDYEDPFMHNTKMTWYPYAEDDDMDDRPTPARADGTPISADD
- a CDS encoding oxidoreductase — encoded protein: MASNGDWTAERMGDLDGKTVVVTGANSGLGYEAAREFALHGANVVLACRSVERGVEAGERIRETAPETSLTVIELDLADLSSVGRFAADFADTHDELHVLCNNAGVMAIPRSETVDGFETQFGVNHLGHFALTGTLLEYLHETPGESRVVTQSSGLHESGEIDFDSVARSATTSANGNAVSDDLHGEDAYDEWAAYGQSKLANVLFAYELHRRLRDSGIGDVTSVACHPGYAATDLQRRGPEQAGERLRLWGTKIANAIVAQDAATGALPMLYAATEPDLDGGEYVGPGGFRNMRGHPEEQRSSERSYDEATAARLWDVSEELTGVTYDFDVAAN